Proteins encoded within one genomic window of Synechococcus sp. PCC 7335:
- a CDS encoding DedA family protein, producing MDVLEQVVDIITLFGYWGIAFLMLLENVIPPIPSELIMPLAGFAVARGDMNMPIAIFAGTVGSVLGGLAWYYVGKILGLARIRSLADRHGKWLGISSKEVVATQRWFSQRGYWAIGLGRLVPGIRTYISVPAGIAKMPMFQFLTYSTVGSLAWTTLLTLAGFWLGASYEKVGEFLGPISKLVLVSLAVIVVARVLSQLKKNL from the coding sequence TTGGACGTTTTAGAGCAAGTCGTCGACATTATTACGCTTTTTGGCTACTGGGGCATTGCTTTCCTGATGCTGCTCGAAAACGTGATACCGCCGATCCCTTCCGAGCTGATCATGCCGCTAGCTGGCTTTGCAGTCGCAAGAGGTGACATGAACATGCCGATAGCTATCTTCGCTGGCACCGTTGGCTCTGTGCTTGGAGGGCTCGCTTGGTACTACGTTGGCAAAATTCTAGGACTAGCCAGAATAAGGTCGCTAGCTGATAGACACGGTAAGTGGCTAGGGATCTCTAGCAAAGAGGTCGTCGCCACACAGCGTTGGTTTTCTCAGCGTGGCTATTGGGCAATTGGACTAGGACGTCTGGTTCCTGGCATCCGCACCTATATCTCTGTCCCTGCTGGTATCGCCAAGATGCCCATGTTTCAGTTTTTGACCTATTCTACGGTTGGCTCTCTAGCTTGGACTACTCTACTGACGCTAGCTGGTTTTTGGCTAGGTGCAAGCTACGAAAAAGTAGGTGAGTTTCTAGGCCCAATCAGTAAGCTAGTACTGGTTTCGCTAGCAGTAATTGTGGTTGCAAGAGTCTTGTCTCAGCTAAAAAAGAACCTTTAA
- the glsA gene encoding glutaminase A — protein MTLLQHFLDELYERYRTLSDGTIASYIPELTKADPNWFGISVVTVDGQIFGAGDVQQKFTIQSVSKVFAFGLALESQGRDAVLEKVGVEPTGDPFNSLIRLDEDSKRPFNPMINAGAIATTSLIKGGGPTSKLNNLLNMFENYLGHEVFIDMPTFMSERSTGHRNRAMAHLMLHFDMISHDIDAALDLYFQQCSVMVTCQDLAMMAATLANKGKQPLTQKQAVNPDYVRDILSVMYTCGMYNRAGEWAYRVGIPAKSGVSGGILAVVPGKAGIATFSPPIDKNGNSVRGLRVFEELSHKYGLHLFDLSMGRCVFSEAVETTHES, from the coding sequence ATGACTCTACTTCAACACTTTCTTGATGAGCTTTACGAGCGTTACCGTACCCTCAGTGACGGTACTATCGCTAGCTATATTCCTGAGCTGACGAAGGCTGATCCCAACTGGTTTGGAATTAGCGTGGTGACCGTAGATGGACAGATTTTTGGCGCTGGAGATGTGCAGCAGAAGTTCACCATTCAATCTGTTTCCAAGGTGTTTGCTTTTGGATTAGCGTTAGAAAGTCAAGGAAGAGATGCGGTATTAGAAAAGGTAGGCGTTGAACCAACCGGCGATCCTTTTAATTCGCTAATCCGACTAGACGAAGATTCTAAACGACCCTTTAATCCAATGATTAATGCGGGCGCGATCGCAACAACGAGTTTAATCAAGGGCGGTGGACCTACTAGCAAGCTCAACAACTTGCTCAACATGTTCGAGAACTACCTAGGCCACGAAGTATTCATCGATATGCCAACTTTTATGTCTGAGCGATCCACAGGACATCGGAACAGAGCCATGGCCCACCTGATGCTTCATTTCGATATGATCAGCCACGATATTGATGCCGCGCTCGATCTATATTTTCAGCAGTGTTCTGTGATGGTGACCTGCCAGGATCTAGCAATGATGGCTGCCACGCTCGCTAATAAAGGTAAGCAACCGCTTACCCAAAAGCAGGCCGTTAATCCTGACTATGTTCGCGATATTCTTAGCGTCATGTACACCTGCGGGATGTACAACCGTGCAGGTGAATGGGCCTATCGCGTTGGCATTCCAGCTAAGAGCGGTGTATCGGGCGGTATCTTGGCTGTGGTCCCAGGGAAAGCGGGGATTGCTACTTTTTCTCCACCGATTGATAAAAATGGCAATAGCGTCAGAGGGCTTCGTGTGTTCGAAGAACTCTCACATAAGTATGGCCTGCATTTGTTCGATCTATCTATGGGACGCTGTGTATTTTCAGAAGCAGTTGAGACTACTCATGAAAGCTGA
- a CDS encoding CDGSH iron-sulfur domain-containing protein, whose product MADSTQITIKDSGPFLVKGPFTLTDAEGNDFTIDKEMVALCRCGASTTQPFCNGTHRKIEFESVVRAPAAE is encoded by the coding sequence ATGGCTGATAGCACCCAAATTACAATCAAAGACAGCGGACCTTTTCTAGTTAAAGGACCATTTACGCTCACCGATGCAGAAGGTAACGACTTTACTATCGACAAAGAGATGGTAGCGCTCTGTCGATGCGGCGCTTCGACTACGCAACCTTTTTGTAATGGCACCCACCGGAAAATAGAATTTGAATCTGTTGTTCGCGCACCAGCAGCAGAGTAG
- a CDS encoding cupin domain-containing protein — protein MTTQDSIATDLTVDVDKAQTGSMGQKLLVSGNAIAMRLWDEQPGDGEQKQAAARNYETVGYVLSGRAELTIEGKTIMLEPGISWTVPEGTEHSYKILEPFRAVEATHPSARGDG, from the coding sequence ATGACTACTCAAGATTCAATAGCTACAGACTTAACTGTTGACGTAGATAAGGCGCAAACAGGAAGCATGGGACAAAAGCTTCTAGTCAGCGGTAATGCGATCGCCATGAGGCTATGGGATGAACAACCTGGTGATGGCGAACAAAAGCAAGCAGCCGCTCGTAACTATGAGACAGTTGGCTATGTGCTTAGTGGACGAGCTGAACTGACTATAGAAGGTAAAACCATCATGCTTGAGCCGGGGATATCTTGGACAGTACCAGAAGGAACCGAACACTCATACAAAATACTAGAGCCTTTTCGAGCAGTAGAAGCGACTCATCCCTCAGCCAGGGGAGATGGATAA
- a CDS encoding DUF421 domain-containing protein, translating to MDYSLTSDLFGNWAIILHTLVVGTLTYFGVIVWLRVSGKRTLSKWNSFDFVVTVALGSVLASALLSTSTPWTQAMLGVGMLVGFQYILTWLSVRTTVVQSLLKSEPTLLLFKGKFLHKALKKQRIAEGEVLAAIRTQGGSSVEDTDAVILETNGNFSVIQNLDVSNASALRDVRGFREQATKRV from the coding sequence ATGGACTATTCACTCACATCTGACCTCTTCGGCAATTGGGCAATCATATTACACACGCTGGTTGTGGGTACTCTCACTTACTTTGGAGTGATTGTCTGGCTGCGAGTCTCTGGAAAACGTACGCTATCTAAGTGGAACTCTTTTGATTTCGTGGTCACCGTTGCCCTTGGTTCCGTGCTAGCAAGCGCCCTTCTCTCTACTAGCACACCTTGGACTCAGGCAATGTTAGGGGTCGGGATGTTGGTTGGTTTTCAATACATTTTGACCTGGCTATCGGTACGCACCACCGTAGTTCAAAGTCTACTAAAGTCAGAACCAACGCTGCTGCTGTTTAAAGGTAAATTCCTACACAAAGCGTTGAAAAAGCAGCGAATTGCAGAAGGCGAAGTCCTAGCTGCTATCCGAACTCAGGGCGGTAGTAGTGTAGAGGATACCGATGCGGTCATCCTAGAAACTAACGGTAATTTCAGCGTCATTCAAAACCTAGATGTCAGTAATGCCTCTGCGCTTCGAGATGTGCGTGGATTTAGAGAGCAGGCTACTAAAAGGGTATAG
- the glp gene encoding gephyrin-like molybdotransferase Glp: MLPAAEAERLIFTLVSPIEAVETLRLTTPAVAADALGRVLAEPVTSRVDFPHWDNSAMDGYAVRADDVRSVPTQLSLIEEIPAGRSPQKRIDTGQAARILTGAMLPEGADTIIMQEETERVGDRVTILAAAQLGKFVRRKGSFTQAGAQILKKGTVVAPPEVALLAATQQTELAVYRRPRIAILSTGSELAQIDQPLQPGQIVDSNQYALTALVAKTGALPVPIGIVQDDRASVKAAIASALSQADMVLSTGGVSVGDYDYVDQVLEELGAKLHIRSVAVKPGKPLTVATIGSQLYFGLPGNPASAMVSFWRFVEPAIAKLSGRQAPWVPEFAMAKATVELTAGGGRETYLWGQLSTDEHGYCFGRAEGGHNSGNLVNLVNTSGLGIVPQGQTKIAAGAPVRVLKIR, from the coding sequence ATGTTGCCAGCGGCTGAAGCAGAACGGTTAATCTTTACGTTGGTCTCACCTATTGAGGCAGTAGAGACCCTGAGGCTGACTACGCCAGCCGTCGCTGCAGACGCTTTAGGACGGGTGTTGGCTGAGCCGGTGACTAGCAGAGTAGACTTTCCTCACTGGGATAATTCAGCGATGGATGGTTACGCCGTACGAGCAGACGATGTGCGCTCTGTGCCCACACAACTGAGCCTCATCGAAGAAATTCCAGCCGGGCGATCGCCACAAAAGCGTATCGACACCGGACAGGCTGCTAGAATTTTGACCGGTGCAATGCTGCCTGAGGGTGCTGATACCATCATTATGCAAGAAGAAACCGAACGCGTTGGCGATCGGGTGACGATTTTAGCGGCTGCGCAGCTAGGGAAATTTGTTCGTAGAAAAGGAAGCTTTACCCAGGCAGGCGCGCAGATCCTAAAGAAGGGGACCGTGGTTGCACCGCCAGAAGTTGCACTACTTGCGGCCACGCAACAGACTGAGCTAGCGGTGTACCGTCGCCCTCGAATAGCTATCCTTTCTACTGGGAGTGAGTTAGCCCAGATCGATCAACCTTTGCAGCCGGGTCAGATTGTAGATTCTAATCAGTATGCGCTGACAGCACTAGTAGCGAAGACAGGCGCACTACCCGTGCCGATAGGGATTGTGCAAGATGATCGAGCCAGCGTGAAGGCAGCGATCGCCTCTGCTTTGTCCCAGGCTGATATGGTGCTTTCAACTGGCGGTGTGTCGGTCGGTGACTATGATTATGTCGATCAGGTTCTAGAAGAGCTAGGCGCAAAGCTTCATATTCGCTCAGTAGCAGTGAAACCCGGCAAGCCGCTGACGGTCGCGACTATAGGCAGTCAGCTTTACTTCGGATTACCTGGCAACCCAGCTTCAGCAATGGTGAGCTTTTGGCGGTTTGTAGAGCCTGCGATCGCTAAGCTCTCGGGTAGACAAGCCCCTTGGGTACCTGAGTTTGCGATGGCAAAAGCAACCGTTGAACTAACAGCGGGCGGCGGACGTGAGACGTATCTATGGGGACAGCTCAGTACAGACGAACATGGCTATTGCTTTGGACGAGCAGAAGGCGGGCATAATTCAGGAAATTTGGTGAATTTGGTGAATACGAGTGGGCTAGGTATAGTACCGCAAGGACAGACAAAGATAGCAGCTGGCGCACCCGTAAGAGTGCTGAAAATTCGATGA
- a CDS encoding aminopeptidase P family protein, translated as MQTAPNCLSPAHAQSDGDLDTPSLVETLRSRRHRLAQLIDFPVLLWSGTAKPRNFTANIYPFRASSHFLYFAGLPLQNAAILLDGDRLILFVDDSTPDDALWHGPAPKRSDIAEQIGATQAYPLSQLANFAQGAATLGERDETVQAMDQVLLKQGIVLQRHQPLGDHRLERAIVRLRMIQDSGAIASIRKALSVTTRAHKAGMAATRTAKTEAEVRAAMESVIIAANMTCAYCSIVTVAGEVLHNNHYHNALAQHDLLLADVGAETVDGWASDITRTWPVSGKFSSSQRDLYAVVLAAHDLCIAKAIAGTEYKQIHLTACHVIAEGLVELGILKGSPADLVDQDAHALFFPHGVGHLMGLDVHDMEDLGDLSGYADGRERSDRFGLAFLRLDRPLAAGMVVTIEPGFYQVPAILNDKKNRDRYANTVDWEKLEQFKDVRGIRIEDDILITSTGNEILSQALPTSVQAIESLVQPD; from the coding sequence ATGCAAACCGCGCCGAATTGCCTTTCTCCAGCTCACGCTCAATCGGATGGTGATCTTGATACACCTTCGCTAGTAGAGACATTGCGATCGCGCCGTCATCGTCTCGCTCAGCTGATCGATTTTCCGGTCCTGCTGTGGTCTGGCACGGCTAAACCACGCAATTTCACAGCGAATATCTACCCTTTTCGTGCGAGCAGCCACTTTCTCTACTTCGCTGGCCTTCCTTTGCAAAACGCCGCTATCTTGCTAGATGGCGATCGGCTGATCTTGTTTGTCGATGACAGCACCCCAGACGACGCTCTTTGGCACGGTCCGGCGCCTAAGCGCAGCGACATCGCTGAGCAAATCGGTGCGACGCAGGCATATCCACTTAGTCAGCTGGCGAACTTTGCTCAAGGCGCAGCTACCCTGGGCGAACGTGATGAAACCGTCCAGGCAATGGACCAAGTACTTCTAAAGCAAGGTATCGTCTTACAGCGGCATCAGCCTTTAGGCGATCACAGGCTAGAAAGAGCTATCGTCAGACTGCGAATGATTCAAGATAGCGGCGCGATTGCATCTATCCGAAAGGCGCTTTCGGTCACAACCCGTGCTCATAAGGCAGGCATGGCCGCTACCCGTACCGCAAAGACAGAAGCTGAAGTTCGCGCAGCAATGGAATCAGTCATTATTGCTGCGAATATGACTTGTGCCTATTGCAGTATCGTCACCGTCGCCGGAGAAGTCCTACACAATAATCACTATCACAATGCACTGGCGCAGCATGACTTGCTGCTCGCAGATGTAGGCGCAGAAACGGTCGACGGCTGGGCCTCTGATATTACTCGTACTTGGCCAGTTAGCGGCAAATTTTCTTCTTCGCAAAGAGATCTCTACGCAGTTGTGCTAGCTGCACACGACCTTTGTATAGCAAAAGCAATAGCGGGCACAGAGTATAAACAAATCCACCTAACCGCTTGCCACGTGATCGCGGAGGGTCTAGTCGAACTGGGTATTCTTAAGGGCAGCCCGGCTGATCTAGTTGATCAGGATGCGCATGCTTTGTTCTTTCCTCACGGAGTTGGTCATCTGATGGGGTTAGATGTCCACGACATGGAAGATCTAGGAGATTTATCAGGCTATGCGGACGGAAGAGAAAGAAGCGATCGCTTTGGCTTAGCCTTCCTTCGACTCGATCGACCGTTAGCAGCAGGGATGGTTGTAACGATTGAACCAGGATTCTATCAGGTACCTGCAATCTTGAACGATAAGAAGAATCGCGATCGCTACGCTAATACGGTCGACTGGGAGAAACTAGAACAGTTCAAGGACGTTCGAGGCATTCGTATAGAAGACGATATCTTGATAACCTCTACAGGCAACGAAATTTTGAGCCAGGCGCTTCCAACGTCGGTTCAAGCTATTGAAAGTCTAGTTCAGCCCGACTGA
- a CDS encoding B12-binding domain-containing radical SAM protein, with product MRALLIYPLFPKSFWSFDKAIALAGRKAILPPLGLVTVAGILPDDWELRLVDRNVEALAESDWDWAELVIFSGMIVQKPDMLAQIKEAKRRGKPVAVGGPYATALAHEVTEAGADFRVLDEGEITLPMLVEALERGETEGTFRALERPDVSTSPVPRFDLLKLDAYSEMAIQFSRGCPFQCEFCDIIVLYGRKPRTKSPEQLISELELLYDLGWRRSIFMVDDNFIGNKRNVKLMLKALVPWMKEKGYPFTFSTEASVDLAQDQELMDLMTACNFGAVFLGVETPDEASLALTQKFQNNRDPLSESIHKIASSGIRVMAGFIIGFDGEKKGAGDRIVQFVEKCSVPTALFSMLQALPDTALWKRLEKEDRLLAGKESANIHQTTLMNFVPTRPVEEVAQEYVDAFWNLYDPQKYLDRCYRHYRILGEAPCHNENKRPPKPDSAKEPFNWHLVKALAIVCWKQGIERKTRSTFWIYLWEMFKHNRGGVASYLTVCAQIEHFLEYRQIVKDQIEAQIEDVIATREAKDEVAVATAA from the coding sequence ATGAGAGCTTTGCTGATTTATCCTTTATTTCCTAAGAGCTTCTGGTCATTTGATAAGGCGATCGCCCTAGCAGGTCGTAAGGCAATCCTGCCGCCGCTAGGACTGGTGACTGTAGCTGGCATTTTGCCAGATGATTGGGAACTGCGGCTAGTTGATCGCAACGTCGAAGCGCTAGCCGAAAGCGACTGGGACTGGGCCGAGCTGGTGATATTTTCAGGCATGATTGTGCAAAAGCCAGATATGCTCGCTCAGATCAAGGAAGCCAAGCGTCGAGGTAAGCCTGTGGCGGTAGGTGGTCCGTATGCGACTGCCCTTGCTCATGAAGTAACAGAAGCGGGTGCTGATTTTCGTGTGCTAGACGAGGGCGAAATCACTTTGCCCATGCTAGTAGAAGCGCTTGAGAGAGGCGAGACAGAAGGGACTTTTAGAGCGTTAGAGCGGCCTGATGTCAGTACGAGCCCGGTGCCTCGTTTTGATCTACTCAAGCTAGATGCTTACTCAGAGATGGCAATCCAGTTTTCTCGTGGCTGTCCGTTTCAGTGTGAGTTTTGCGACATTATTGTGCTGTATGGTCGCAAGCCTCGGACGAAAAGCCCCGAGCAGCTGATTTCTGAACTAGAGCTGCTGTACGACTTGGGTTGGCGGCGCAGTATCTTCATGGTAGACGACAACTTCATTGGCAATAAGCGCAACGTGAAGCTGATGCTAAAAGCGCTAGTGCCTTGGATGAAAGAAAAGGGCTATCCGTTTACTTTTTCCACGGAGGCGTCGGTCGATCTAGCTCAAGATCAAGAGCTGATGGATCTGATGACGGCCTGTAATTTTGGCGCGGTGTTCCTAGGAGTAGAGACCCCAGATGAAGCTAGCTTGGCGCTAACCCAGAAGTTTCAGAATAACCGCGACCCGCTTAGCGAGTCGATCCATAAGATCGCTAGCAGCGGTATCCGGGTGATGGCGGGCTTTATCATTGGTTTTGATGGTGAGAAGAAAGGGGCGGGTGATCGCATTGTCCAGTTTGTTGAGAAATGTTCTGTTCCTACTGCGCTCTTTAGTATGCTCCAGGCGCTACCGGATACCGCACTGTGGAAGCGGCTAGAAAAAGAAGATAGACTGCTCGCCGGAAAAGAGAGTGCAAATATTCACCAAACGACGCTGATGAACTTCGTCCCAACCCGTCCGGTAGAAGAGGTTGCGCAAGAATATGTAGACGCTTTCTGGAACCTATACGATCCACAAAAGTACCTAGACCGCTGCTATCGCCACTACCGTATATTAGGCGAAGCACCCTGCCACAATGAAAACAAACGTCCACCAAAGCCAGATTCAGCCAAAGAGCCGTTCAACTGGCACTTGGTAAAAGCGTTAGCAATTGTTTGTTGGAAACAAGGTATAGAGAGAAAAACGCGTTCTACTTTCTGGATTTATCTATGGGAAATGTTTAAGCACAACCGAGGTGGTGTCGCTAGCTATCTTACTGTCTGTGCTCAGATTGAGCATTTTCTAGAATATCGTCAGATTGTGAAAGACCAAATCGAAGCTCAAATTGAGGATGTCATCGCAACTAGAGAGGCTAAAGATGAGGTTGCTGTCGCGACAGCTGCGTAG
- a CDS encoding DUF3288 family protein has protein sequence MTNKDYLHPQYKKDRETLNTIMAGPTDSLSLAELARLRVRYDGFQGARDIQADLDKMLSKLGLSEDELFAKTRVIHQTESVFKPTWLKKGEDWS, from the coding sequence ATGACCAACAAAGACTATCTTCACCCCCAATACAAGAAAGATCGTGAAACTCTCAATACCATCATGGCGGGTCCAACGGATAGCCTAAGCCTAGCCGAGCTAGCTCGGCTGCGGGTGCGCTACGACGGATTTCAGGGGGCCCGTGATATTCAAGCTGATTTGGATAAAATGTTGTCGAAGTTAGGTTTGAGCGAAGACGAACTATTTGCGAAGACGCGAGTGATCCATCAAACAGAGTCTGTGTTTAAGCCTACATGGCTCAAGAAAGGAGAAGATTGGAGTTAA